One Anaerohalosphaeraceae bacterium DNA segment encodes these proteins:
- a CDS encoding prolyl oligopeptidase family serine peptidase, whose product MQFRLFFVLTALAVGLLTAAEEQAMNSQKKQERQKARHLERKVTLTLDYLLYLPPDYEQKDSWPLLVFLHGAGERGSDLNRVKAHGPAKLVEQGRDFPFVIVSPQCPEGQWWPVLGREVLALIDEMLERYKIDPDRVYLTGLSMGGYGTWAIASAWPERFAAIAPICGGGRPFTAANLKKVPVWAFHGAKDPVVPLSESQQMVDAVNRAGGKAKLTIYPDAEHDSWTQTYDNPELYQWLLSHRRERD is encoded by the coding sequence ATGCAATTTAGACTCTTTTTTGTTTTGACGGCATTGGCCGTTGGTTTGCTGACAGCAGCGGAGGAACAGGCGATGAACTCACAGAAAAAGCAGGAACGTCAAAAAGCCCGGCATCTGGAACGGAAGGTAACCCTTACGCTGGATTATCTGCTGTATCTGCCGCCGGACTATGAACAGAAGGATTCCTGGCCGCTGCTGGTTTTTCTCCACGGAGCCGGCGAGCGGGGGAGCGATTTGAACCGCGTCAAGGCCCATGGGCCCGCCAAACTCGTTGAACAGGGCAGGGACTTTCCGTTTGTGATTGTCAGCCCCCAGTGTCCGGAAGGGCAGTGGTGGCCGGTTTTAGGGCGGGAAGTTTTGGCTCTGATTGATGAGATGCTGGAGCGTTATAAAATCGACCCGGACCGGGTGTATCTGACCGGGTTGAGCATGGGCGGCTACGGTACCTGGGCGATTGCCTCCGCCTGGCCGGAACGGTTTGCGGCGATTGCACCTATCTGCGGCGGAGGGCGGCCTTTTACGGCGGCCAACCTCAAGAAAGTGCCTGTCTGGGCTTTTCACGGAGCCAAAGACCCTGTCGTGCCGCTCAGCGAATCCCAGCAGATGGTTGACGCAGTCAATCGGGCCGGCGGGAAGGCAAAATTGACCATTTATCCGGATGCCGAACATGATTCCTGGACCCAAACGTACGACAATCCGGAATTGTATCAGTGGCTTTTATCGCATCGAAGGGAACGGGATTAA
- a CDS encoding substrate-binding domain-containing protein produces the protein MKWRQTAVYLILGLSAVLFTSGVIRKISLLRQRASISKTIAVIPKGTASMWWEVVRQGAAKAAQERGYIISWTGPEQESDREKQIQAVEDAIVKNVVGIVLGPNDAKALARPVQKVKAAGIPCVIIDSAVEADPADYVSFVATDNYLGGAKAARRLAQACGGRGKVILTKFIQNSASTDARAQGFRETLAREFPQMQIAAEQYTLGTVEDSRQKTVDMLMRNADVVGLFAVNQPTTVGAYKALQNQNLLGKVKMVGFDSDPVVLEGIEKGGVEALVVQNPFAIGYEGVRILIEAVEGKTVPKEVPIDSMIVERENLEEMKQKFPAALGL, from the coding sequence ATGAAATGGCGTCAGACAGCGGTTTATTTGATTCTTGGTCTGTCGGCTGTGCTTTTCACTTCGGGCGTTATTCGTAAAATCAGCCTGCTGCGTCAGAGGGCGTCCATTTCCAAAACGATTGCCGTCATTCCCAAAGGAACGGCCTCGATGTGGTGGGAGGTTGTACGGCAGGGGGCCGCCAAAGCCGCTCAGGAACGCGGCTATATCATTTCCTGGACAGGTCCGGAGCAGGAAAGTGACCGGGAAAAACAAATCCAGGCGGTTGAAGACGCCATTGTGAAAAATGTTGTCGGGATTGTCCTGGGGCCCAACGATGCCAAAGCCCTGGCTCGTCCCGTGCAGAAAGTCAAAGCCGCCGGCATTCCCTGTGTGATTATTGATTCAGCGGTGGAGGCCGACCCGGCGGATTATGTGTCGTTTGTGGCTACCGATAATTATCTGGGCGGTGCCAAGGCCGCCCGTCGCCTGGCGCAGGCCTGCGGCGGCAGAGGCAAAGTCATTTTGACAAAGTTTATTCAAAACTCCGCCTCCACCGACGCCCGTGCTCAGGGGTTTCGGGAGACCCTGGCCCGCGAATTTCCGCAAATGCAGATTGCCGCCGAGCAGTATACACTCGGCACGGTGGAAGATTCCCGCCAGAAGACGGTGGATATGCTGATGCGCAATGCAGATGTTGTGGGGCTTTTTGCCGTCAATCAGCCGACAACGGTGGGGGCCTATAAGGCCCTGCAGAACCAGAATCTGCTCGGCAAGGTGAAAATGGTCGGCTTTGATTCGGACCCGGTGGTGCTGGAAGGGATTGAAAAAGGAGGGGTCGAGGCCCTCGTGGTGCAGAACCCCTTTGCGATTGGATATGAAGGGGTTCGGATTCTGATTGAGGCCGTGGAGGGCAAAACCGTTCCGAAAGAGGTCCCGATTGACAGTATGATTGTCGAGCGGGAGAATCTTGAGGAGATGAAGCAGAAATTTCCGGCGGCCTTGGGATTGTAA
- a CDS encoding ABC transporter permease → MNRFAKQLLPFCSLIFIISLWSFLEPDNFLSFRNFSNVLRRSSINGIMAAGMTFVIIAAGIDLSVGSMLALCGMIGSAAMLFLSGASWSQIAGGNYVPLTASAMFWGTVIGVLFGALCGWINGTLITRLKLAPFIVTLGTMSIFRGITYLMNDGKPFAVSDYTFLDIGTIGPFPASVVILVLVLAAAAFLLNYTPFGRYVYAVGSNPETAFHVGINVPRILTVIYTLTGACTGLAAMITTSRASSAQPTAGISLELDVIAAVIIGGCSPSGGRGTLTGTIIGTLLISFLRNGLTLLDISTNVQLVVIGAIIVLAVTADQLATKRQS, encoded by the coding sequence ATGAATCGGTTTGCCAAACAGCTGCTGCCGTTTTGTTCGCTGATTTTTATTATTTCGCTTTGGAGTTTTCTGGAGCCGGATAACTTTCTGTCTTTCCGGAACTTCAGCAATGTTCTTCGCCGCTCCTCCATCAACGGGATTATGGCGGCGGGGATGACCTTTGTGATTATTGCGGCCGGAATCGACCTGTCCGTCGGCTCGATGCTGGCTTTGTGCGGGATGATCGGCTCGGCGGCGATGCTGTTTCTCAGCGGGGCTTCCTGGTCGCAGATTGCAGGGGGCAATTATGTCCCTCTGACGGCTTCGGCAATGTTCTGGGGCACGGTTATCGGGGTGCTGTTCGGCGCTTTGTGCGGCTGGATAAATGGGACGCTGATTACCCGGCTGAAACTGGCGCCTTTTATCGTCACGCTCGGCACGATGAGCATTTTCCGGGGGATTACCTATTTAATGAATGACGGAAAGCCCTTTGCTGTATCGGACTATACCTTTCTGGACATCGGCACAATCGGGCCGTTTCCTGCATCGGTTGTGATTTTGGTGCTGGTGCTTGCGGCGGCGGCCTTTCTTCTCAATTATACCCCCTTTGGGCGATACGTTTACGCGGTGGGTTCCAATCCGGAGACGGCGTTTCATGTCGGCATCAACGTGCCTCGCATCCTGACGGTCATTTACACACTGACAGGCGCCTGTACCGGTCTGGCCGCGATGATTACCACCAGTCGGGCCAGCTCCGCCCAGCCCACGGCGGGCATTTCTCTGGAACTGGATGTGATTGCCGCCGTGATTATCGGCGGCTGCTCTCCGAGCGGCGGACGGGGCACCTTGACCGGTACCATTATTGGAACTCTGCTGATCAGCTTTCTGCGGAACGGACTGACGCTGCTGGATATTTCCACCAATGTTCAGCTGGTTGTGATTGGAGCGATTATCGTTCTGGCTGTGACCGCCGACCAGCTGGCAACCAAACGCCAGTCCTGA
- a CDS encoding xyloglucanase yields MRPLIRTGGFAVWVCSVLCLGAQEILPSEPYDWKPVQIVGGGFVTGFVFHPTVPGLSYARTDMGGAYRWSPQNKKWQPLLDWVSLDDVNLMGVDGLALDPADPNRLYLACGTYTSPTNPNGAVLRSKDRGQTFERTDLPFKLGANEDGRGSGERLAVDPYNGRILFLGSRYDGLWKSEDYGGTWRKVESFPALSEESTPGTGERRPGARPQNPGIIFVLFDPAGGSVGKGCSVIYVGASRMGQENLFRTADGGQTWRAIDGQPTQYRPTHAALASDGTLYITYGSSPGPSRMSDGAVWKWNTKTGEWTEITPDKPTEQRRFGYAAVTVDASNPQRVLVSSYCRFESGEEIFRSTDGGKTWTMLLRNSTFDYSNAPYVQSSVIHWMFDVEIDPTNPNHALFTTGYGGYETFNLTDADAGRPVHWSVMSRGIEQTVTLDLLSPPVGAPLITAIGDYAGFVHWDLDRPAPEGNFAHPRFGNCTGLACALRRPEMIVRVGSGAGEQNSSIGFSLDGGRTWQPAEKPEPDSRGGSIAVAADGSVWIWTPERRAAFRSVDLGKTWAKCEGLPAGRRVIADGSSPQIFYAMDLFEGRLFVSTNGGTSFTEKPLNLPGGLPRRGGWRGDWRGGQDRLYAVPEREGDLWLAAYDGLFHSTDRGETFQKIEGVERICAFGFGKAMGEREYPVLYLVGIVKGHYGIFRSVDTARSWVRINDDMHQWGLILQITGDPKQFGRVYVGTHGRGVLYGDPKN; encoded by the coding sequence ATGAGACCTCTTATCAGAACAGGCGGATTTGCTGTTTGGGTATGTTCGGTGCTGTGTTTAGGGGCTCAGGAAATTCTTCCGTCCGAACCGTATGACTGGAAGCCGGTACAGATTGTCGGCGGCGGTTTTGTGACGGGTTTTGTTTTTCATCCGACTGTGCCGGGACTCTCTTATGCACGGACGGATATGGGCGGTGCGTACCGCTGGAGTCCGCAGAACAAGAAATGGCAGCCGCTCTTGGATTGGGTGTCGCTGGATGATGTCAACCTGATGGGAGTGGATGGGCTTGCCTTAGACCCTGCGGACCCGAATCGGCTTTATCTGGCCTGCGGGACCTATACGTCGCCGACCAATCCGAATGGTGCCGTTTTGCGCTCAAAAGACAGGGGGCAGACGTTTGAACGAACGGATTTGCCCTTCAAACTGGGGGCCAATGAAGACGGGCGGGGCAGCGGCGAGCGGCTCGCTGTGGACCCTTATAACGGTCGCATTTTGTTTTTGGGAAGCCGGTATGACGGGCTGTGGAAAAGTGAAGATTACGGCGGTACGTGGAGAAAGGTCGAGTCGTTTCCGGCGCTTTCGGAAGAATCCACTCCGGGGACCGGAGAAAGGCGGCCAGGCGCACGTCCGCAGAATCCCGGAATTATTTTTGTCCTGTTTGACCCCGCCGGCGGTTCTGTCGGGAAAGGGTGTTCTGTGATTTATGTCGGTGCGTCGAGAATGGGACAAGAAAACCTGTTTCGTACGGCTGACGGCGGGCAAACCTGGCGGGCGATTGACGGACAGCCGACACAATACCGTCCGACACACGCGGCTTTGGCCTCCGATGGAACGCTTTATATTACCTATGGTTCTTCGCCGGGACCCAGCCGGATGAGCGATGGGGCGGTGTGGAAGTGGAACACGAAGACCGGCGAATGGACCGAGATTACGCCGGATAAACCGACCGAGCAGAGGCGCTTCGGATATGCAGCTGTGACCGTAGACGCCTCCAATCCGCAAAGGGTGCTGGTGAGTTCGTACTGCCGGTTTGAAAGCGGAGAAGAAATCTTCCGCAGCACGGACGGCGGGAAAACCTGGACAATGCTGCTGCGAAATTCAACGTTTGATTATTCGAATGCCCCTTATGTGCAAAGCAGCGTGATTCACTGGATGTTTGATGTGGAAATTGACCCGACAAATCCCAATCATGCTCTGTTTACAACCGGCTACGGCGGCTATGAAACCTTCAATCTGACGGATGCGGATGCCGGCAGGCCCGTTCACTGGTCTGTCATGAGCCGGGGGATTGAACAGACGGTCACGCTGGATTTGCTCAGTCCTCCTGTCGGGGCGCCGCTGATTACGGCCATCGGCGATTATGCCGGGTTTGTTCACTGGGATTTGGACAGACCGGCGCCGGAAGGCAATTTTGCTCATCCGCGATTCGGCAACTGTACCGGACTTGCCTGTGCTCTGCGGCGGCCGGAGATGATTGTCAGGGTCGGCAGCGGAGCCGGCGAACAAAACAGCAGTATCGGGTTTTCTCTCGATGGGGGGCGAACCTGGCAGCCCGCAGAAAAACCGGAACCGGACAGCCGAGGGGGCTCGATTGCCGTTGCCGCAGATGGTTCCGTCTGGATTTGGACGCCGGAACGCAGGGCCGCTTTTCGGAGTGTTGATTTGGGAAAAACCTGGGCGAAGTGTGAAGGATTGCCTGCCGGCCGGCGGGTGATTGCAGATGGAAGCAGTCCTCAAATCTTTTATGCGATGGATTTGTTCGAGGGCAGGCTGTTTGTCAGTACGAATGGAGGGACGTCGTTTACCGAAAAACCGCTGAATCTGCCGGGCGGACTTCCGAGGCGAGGCGGCTGGCGAGGTGATTGGCGGGGCGGTCAGGACCGATTGTATGCGGTACCCGAACGGGAGGGGGATTTATGGCTGGCCGCCTATGACGGACTTTTTCATTCGACGGACAGGGGCGAAACCTTTCAAAAGATAGAAGGGGTTGAACGAATCTGTGCCTTCGGTTTCGGAAAGGCGATGGGCGAGCGGGAGTATCCGGTTCTCTATCTGGTTGGGATTGTAAAGGGGCACTACGGGATATTCCGCTCGGTTGACACGGCCCGATCCTGGGTGAGAATCAATGACGACATGCATCAGTGGGGGTTGATTCTGCAAATCACCGGCGACCCTAAACAATTTGGCCGAGTCTATGTAGGCACACATGGGCGAGGGGTTCTTTACGGGGACCCGAAGAACTGA
- a CDS encoding sugar ABC transporter ATP-binding protein, with protein sequence MAGELQMRNIVKTFGPVKALQGVTFTARPGTVHALCGENGAGKSTLMKILAGVFEPDAGEIYLDGQKRTFRGPRDALEAGISMLYQELDLAEDLTVTENLFLGREIRGRIPFILNRKAMIDQTVQQCRLYGFDLNPLAPVRTLTTGQCQIVELLKALMRNARIFVMDEPTSSLTEAEAQRLFEIIRRLRGLGMTIIYISHRMEEVARLADEITVLRDGAVAASAPASEMDIPTVVRHMVGRELKDYYPARRSNPGAVLFEAENLKTAEGIEGVSFAVRAGEIVGMAGLVGAGRTETARAVFGVQPLLEGTFRLQGKPLRISSPAEAIRQGIAYLTEDRKRSGLCTILPAGWNMTLPNYPRIGMRYLLRLRKEQAVCAEYGRKVSVRWSSPNVRAADLSGGNQQKLLIARWLMAQSQFLIFDEPTRGIDVGAKREVYQMLADLAEQGKAVLMISSELPELFGLCDRILVMRRGRLVADLETRKTTPEEVMHYAAVEEPRR encoded by the coding sequence TTGGCGGGCGAACTGCAAATGCGGAATATCGTCAAGACCTTCGGCCCGGTCAAGGCCCTGCAGGGAGTGACCTTTACCGCTCGGCCGGGCACGGTTCACGCCCTATGCGGGGAAAACGGCGCCGGCAAGTCCACGCTGATGAAGATTCTGGCCGGCGTGTTTGAGCCCGATGCAGGGGAGATTTATCTGGATGGACAAAAGCGAACCTTCCGCGGACCGCGGGATGCCTTAGAGGCCGGAATCTCGATGCTCTATCAGGAACTGGACCTGGCGGAAGACCTCACGGTGACGGAAAATCTTTTTTTAGGGCGTGAAATTCGAGGCCGCATCCCATTCATTCTGAATCGAAAGGCGATGATAGACCAAACGGTTCAGCAATGCCGGCTCTATGGATTTGACCTGAATCCGCTGGCTCCCGTTCGGACCCTGACGACCGGACAGTGCCAGATTGTTGAACTGCTCAAGGCGCTGATGCGGAATGCACGAATTTTTGTGATGGATGAGCCGACTTCCTCGCTGACGGAGGCCGAAGCACAGCGGCTGTTTGAGATTATCCGCCGCCTTCGCGGGCTGGGGATGACGATTATCTATATTTCTCATCGGATGGAGGAGGTGGCTCGGCTGGCGGATGAGATTACCGTTCTGCGGGATGGGGCCGTTGCGGCTTCGGCTCCGGCATCTGAAATGGATATCCCTACAGTGGTCCGTCATATGGTCGGTCGAGAGCTGAAAGACTACTATCCGGCCCGCCGCTCGAATCCGGGGGCGGTGCTGTTTGAAGCGGAAAATCTGAAGACGGCGGAGGGGATTGAGGGAGTTTCTTTTGCGGTGCGAGCCGGCGAGATTGTCGGAATGGCCGGGCTGGTCGGGGCCGGACGCACCGAGACGGCCCGCGCCGTGTTCGGGGTTCAGCCGTTGTTGGAGGGAACTTTCCGCCTGCAAGGCAAGCCGCTTCGGATTTCATCTCCCGCCGAGGCCATTCGGCAGGGCATTGCCTATCTGACGGAAGACCGCAAACGCTCGGGCCTGTGCACCATTCTGCCGGCCGGCTGGAATATGACGCTGCCGAACTATCCCCGCATCGGAATGCGGTATCTCCTGCGTCTGCGAAAGGAGCAGGCGGTTTGTGCGGAGTATGGACGAAAAGTATCCGTCCGGTGGTCGTCGCCCAACGTGCGGGCGGCGGACCTGTCCGGCGGCAACCAGCAGAAACTGCTCATTGCCCGCTGGCTGATGGCCCAATCGCAGTTTTTGATTTTTGATGAACCCACACGCGGAATCGATGTGGGGGCCAAACGAGAAGTGTATCAAATGCTGGCGGACCTGGCCGAGCAGGGGAAGGCCGTCCTGATGATTTCATCTGAGCTGCCGGAACTGTTCGGTCTTTGCGACCGCATTTTGGTGATGCGCCGCGGACGTCTTGTCGCCGATTTGGAAACCCGAAAAACCACCCCGGAAGAAGTGATGCATTATGCCGCCGTGGAGGAGCCCAGACGATGA
- a CDS encoding TIM-barrel domain-containing protein: MKRNCKCSEDKKLSCLFICLLSAAGFCGIPFHSPDPTQRLLNDVVDISSDFRSFTNTYYCADRLTDFDSETGKGTLKYLRYEYFTRFAFNNMLGALKPVPANEFPTIEYAESPELPFALEFISPRTIRIRASSRFQVQPEQPSLMLVNGTVRQDRTGWTYEKIAGGHRYKSAYGAVVITENPWRITIEDAQGRVLTQTYHMEDTNETYTPLLPFCFVRRASDYSTSFAAVFRLSPSEGIFGCGESYTEFNKRGQKVVLYTDDGNGVQNETMYKPIPFYLSSRGYGVFLHTSSPITCDFGKYYSGANTMMIGDDQLDLFFFLGRPKEILNEYTNLTGKAAMPPLWSFGFWMSRITYFSEKDGRTVAAKLREHQIPSDVIHFDTGWFETDWRCDYQFSRSRFEDPVKMIADLKKMGFRVCLWQLPYFVPKNTLFPEIIEKGLFVRDRKGNLPYEDAVLDFSNPETVRWYQDKIAGLLRQGVSVMKVDFGEAAPLEGIYASGRTGFYEHNLYPLRYNKAVAEITKEITGDTIIWARSAWAGSQRYPLHWGGDPANTDTAMTATLRGGLSLGLCGFSFWSHDMGGFVKACPEELYRRWAAFGMFSSHSRSHGVPPTEPWEYGQEFTKVFRQAAEMRYRLMPYIYAQAKDCTQRGLPMLRALFVEYPDDPGSWRIDDEYLFGSDMLAAPLLEAGGERNVYLPPGVWIDYQTGRVYSGGWHRIQAGPVPIVLLVREGAAIPHIELAQSTAFLDWSNLELVVFAKEKTEAQGLVCLPDDQNLQRLLLASKQGKFELVSDPLVGKVQWTIRQAKIEEKENNPGAGQ; this comes from the coding sequence ATGAAACGAAATTGCAAGTGCTCTGAAGATAAGAAGTTATCTTGCCTGTTCATTTGTCTGCTTTCCGCCGCTGGTTTCTGCGGGATTCCCTTTCATTCACCCGACCCTACCCAGCGTCTTTTAAATGATGTTGTGGATATCAGCAGCGATTTTCGCAGTTTTACAAACACGTACTATTGTGCCGACCGCCTGACTGATTTCGACTCTGAAACCGGGAAAGGTACGCTTAAGTATCTGCGGTACGAGTACTTTACGCGTTTTGCTTTTAACAATATGTTAGGGGCCCTCAAGCCGGTGCCCGCCAATGAGTTTCCAACGATTGAGTATGCCGAATCGCCGGAACTGCCGTTTGCGCTGGAGTTTATCAGCCCCCGTACCATCCGGATTCGCGCCTCTTCCCGCTTTCAGGTTCAGCCGGAGCAGCCCTCTTTGATGCTGGTCAACGGCACCGTCCGGCAGGACCGCACCGGCTGGACGTATGAAAAAATCGCGGGCGGCCATCGCTACAAAAGCGCTTACGGCGCCGTGGTGATTACAGAGAATCCCTGGCGGATTACGATTGAAGATGCGCAGGGCAGGGTTCTTACACAGACTTATCATATGGAGGATACGAACGAGACCTATACGCCGCTGCTGCCGTTTTGCTTTGTCCGGCGGGCCTCGGATTATTCCACGAGTTTTGCGGCCGTGTTTCGGCTTTCCCCCAGCGAGGGCATTTTCGGATGCGGCGAATCCTATACGGAGTTTAATAAACGCGGACAGAAAGTTGTTCTTTATACGGATGACGGCAACGGCGTGCAGAATGAAACGATGTACAAGCCGATTCCGTTTTATCTGAGCAGCCGCGGATATGGGGTGTTTCTGCACACATCCTCTCCGATTACCTGTGATTTCGGCAAATACTACAGCGGCGCCAATACGATGATGATTGGAGATGACCAGCTGGATTTGTTTTTCTTTTTGGGCCGGCCCAAAGAGATTCTGAACGAGTACACCAATCTGACCGGCAAGGCGGCGATGCCGCCCCTGTGGTCGTTCGGCTTCTGGATGAGCCGCATTACGTATTTTTCCGAAAAAGACGGGCGGACTGTGGCGGCCAAACTGCGGGAACATCAAATCCCCTCGGATGTGATTCATTTTGATACCGGCTGGTTCGAGACGGACTGGCGGTGTGATTATCAGTTTTCCAGGTCGCGGTTTGAAGACCCGGTCAAGATGATTGCGGATTTGAAGAAAATGGGGTTTCGGGTTTGCCTGTGGCAGCTGCCGTACTTTGTGCCGAAAAACACCCTGTTCCCGGAGATTATCGAAAAAGGGCTTTTTGTTCGCGACCGCAAGGGCAATCTGCCGTATGAAGACGCTGTGCTGGATTTTTCCAATCCCGAAACGGTGCGGTGGTATCAGGACAAGATTGCCGGCCTGCTTCGTCAGGGCGTCAGCGTGATGAAGGTTGATTTCGGCGAGGCGGCGCCGCTGGAAGGGATTTATGCGTCGGGTCGGACGGGTTTTTATGAACACAATCTCTATCCGCTTCGCTACAACAAGGCGGTGGCGGAGATTACCAAAGAAATTACCGGTGATACGATTATCTGGGCCCGCAGCGCCTGGGCGGGCAGCCAGCGGTATCCGCTTCATTGGGGAGGCGACCCGGCCAATACGGATACGGCGATGACTGCCACGCTGCGCGGCGGCCTGTCGCTGGGACTGTGCGGGTTTTCCTTCTGGTCCCACGATATGGGCGGATTTGTCAAGGCCTGTCCGGAGGAGCTGTATCGGCGATGGGCGGCCTTTGGGATGTTTTCCTCCCACAGCCGAAGCCATGGAGTCCCGCCGACGGAGCCGTGGGAATACGGCCAAGAGTTTACGAAGGTGTTTCGTCAGGCCGCCGAGATGCGGTACCGCCTGATGCCGTATATCTATGCCCAGGCCAAAGACTGCACGCAGCGGGGGCTTCCGATGCTGCGGGCGCTGTTTGTAGAGTATCCGGATGACCCCGGCTCCTGGCGGATTGATGATGAGTATCTGTTCGGCTCGGATATGCTGGCAGCGCCGCTGCTGGAGGCCGGGGGTGAACGGAATGTGTATCTGCCGCCGGGGGTGTGGATAGACTATCAAACAGGTCGGGTTTATTCCGGCGGATGGCATCGCATCCAGGCCGGTCCTGTGCCGATTGTTCTTCTGGTACGCGAGGGAGCAGCGATTCCGCATATCGAATTGGCCCAATCAACGGCCTTTCTGGACTGGTCCAACTTGGAACTGGTGGTTTTTGCGAAGGAGAAAACGGAAGCTCAAGGGCTGGTCTGTCTGCCGGATGACCAGAATCTTCAGCGGCTTTTGCTGGCTTCAAAACAGGGGAAGTTTGAGTTAGTCTCTGACCCGCTGGTCGGCAAGGTCCAGTGGACCATTCGGCAGGCAAAGATTGAGGAAAAAGAAAACAATCCGGGAGCCGGACAATGA
- the gatC gene encoding Asp-tRNA(Asn)/Glu-tRNA(Gln) amidotransferase subunit GatC: MAAKIDPVQVRRVAQLARLELSEEEIAQFSVQLSAIVEYIEKLNELDTEHVEPLAHCLPICNVFREDTVQPSLSNEQALANAPDAGDGYFKVPKILEDNSGA, from the coding sequence ATGGCAGCCAAAATTGACCCAGTGCAGGTTCGTCGGGTGGCCCAGCTGGCTCGGCTGGAATTGAGCGAAGAAGAGATCGCCCAATTCAGCGTGCAGCTGTCGGCCATCGTCGAATACATCGAAAAACTCAATGAACTGGATACGGAGCATGTGGAACCGCTGGCACACTGCCTGCCCATCTGCAATGTGTTCCGTGAAGACACGGTGCAGCCGTCGCTGAGCAATGAGCAGGCCCTGGCCAATGCCCCGGATGCCGGCGATGGATATTTCAAAGTCCCCAAAATCCTTGAAGACAATTCCGGTGCATAA
- the dprA gene encoding DNA-processing protein DprA, with product MKEERPTTHSEGIENWLRLRYTEGVGPILFGRLLKHFGTFDRIFGASVHSLCQVEGIGPHTAERIARTRHLFDAPKEMQTAEAHGVRILHWDDPVYPPALKAIDDPPPVLYVKGTLQRSDSLAVAIVGSRHCTHYGVEQAERFAHLLASAGLTIVSGLARGIDSAAHRGALSALGRTIAVQGCGLAHCFPPENKKLFDKIAENGAVLSELPMTYEPLSENFPGRNRIIAGLSMGVIVVEAAPRSGALITAKAALEYNREVMAVPGRIDSPTSKGPHELIKQGARLVDSIEEVMDTLGIVGQGLKEHVQQKAEQAAQKVQTTLFDISQLNLSDSEQAVFAVLDKTPVHIEEIIASVEVPAGQVHAALISLQLKGIVKQLPGSVFVKRGS from the coding sequence ATGAAGGAAGAACGGCCGACAACCCATTCCGAGGGCATCGAAAACTGGCTTCGGCTTCGTTATACCGAAGGGGTCGGGCCGATTCTGTTTGGGCGGCTTCTGAAGCATTTCGGCACGTTTGACCGCATCTTCGGCGCTTCGGTTCATTCGCTCTGTCAGGTTGAAGGCATCGGTCCGCACACGGCCGAGCGAATCGCCCGCACGCGGCACCTCTTCGATGCCCCAAAAGAAATGCAGACCGCCGAGGCACATGGGGTCCGGATTCTTCATTGGGACGACCCGGTTTATCCGCCTGCACTGAAGGCCATCGATGACCCGCCGCCGGTGCTCTATGTCAAGGGGACACTCCAGCGGAGCGACAGTCTGGCCGTGGCGATTGTCGGCAGTCGTCACTGTACCCATTACGGGGTTGAGCAGGCCGAGCGATTTGCTCATCTGCTGGCCTCCGCGGGGCTGACGATTGTCAGCGGATTGGCCCGCGGCATCGACAGCGCAGCGCACCGCGGTGCTTTGAGTGCCTTGGGCCGCACGATTGCCGTGCAGGGGTGCGGACTGGCACACTGCTTTCCCCCTGAGAACAAGAAGCTGTTTGACAAAATTGCTGAAAACGGGGCGGTGCTCAGCGAACTGCCGATGACCTACGAGCCGCTTTCCGAAAACTTTCCCGGACGCAACCGTATCATCGCGGGCTTATCGATGGGAGTAATTGTAGTGGAGGCCGCCCCCCGCAGCGGGGCCCTGATTACCGCCAAAGCCGCTCTTGAATACAATCGGGAGGTGATGGCCGTGCCCGGACGTATCGACAGCCCCACCAGCAAAGGCCCGCACGAACTGATTAAGCAGGGGGCCCGGCTTGTGGACAGCATAGAAGAAGTTATGGATACGTTGGGGATTGTGGGGCAGGGACTGAAGGAGCACGTGCAGCAAAAGGCTGAACAGGCTGCCCAAAAGGTGCAGACAACCCTTTTTGACATTTCTCAACTCAACCTGTCCGATTCTGAGCAGGCCGTTTTTGCCGTTCTTGACAAAACCCCTGTCCATATTGAGGAAATCATTGCTTCTGTTGAAGTGCCTGCCGGGCAGGTCCACGCCGCCCTTATCAGTCTTCAGCTCAAGGGTATCGTCAAGCAGCTGCCCGGCAGTGTGTTTGTCAAAAGAGGGAGTTGA